A window from Chryseobacterium vaccae encodes these proteins:
- a CDS encoding DUF6705 family protein, protein MKTYLSKIILLATITLTFSCKAQQVYPLNTDYETVPNNSYLKDLNSELERYIGVYKTNYGGNEITLFITKDNQRLIKRANKNFYRDILIIRYMIKNSFGNVLQDIQNMTFPDNQPSHHFIESIATNPLQNTVTFIYSGTNCGIGWGKIILKKLNDTQISWIYRPNGSATTDENCPGNPDKTVYLPDTENLVFTKQ, encoded by the coding sequence ATGAAAACTTACTTGTCAAAAATTATATTATTAGCTACTATAACATTAACTTTTTCATGTAAAGCACAGCAGGTGTATCCTTTAAATACAGATTATGAGACAGTACCCAATAATTCATATTTAAAAGATCTTAATAGCGAACTGGAACGTTATATTGGGGTTTATAAAACTAATTATGGAGGAAATGAAATTACATTGTTTATCACAAAGGATAATCAAAGACTGATTAAAAGAGCAAATAAAAATTTCTATCGGGATATTTTGATAATAAGATATATGATAAAGAATTCGTTTGGTAATGTACTGCAAGATATTCAAAATATGACATTTCCAGATAATCAACCCTCACATCATTTTATTGAAAGTATTGCCACCAACCCCTTACAAAATACTGTAACATTTATTTATAGTGGAACTAATTGCGGGATAGGCTGGGGAAAGATTATATTGAAAAAACTTAATGATACACAGATATCTTGGATCTATAGGCCAAATGGTTCAGCTACTACTGATGAAAATTGCCCGGGAAATCCAGATAAAACGGTATATCTTCCGGATACGGAAAATTTAGTTTTTACCAAACAATAA
- a CDS encoding NHL repeat-containing protein, protein MLRTLIFSACILWSCNPKAQDTPKNDELKVEFSLPKKLKEVSGIALSKDKKTIWAIEDQGNKNRVYGLDMKGQQIADVLVENAENRDWEDITADTQGNIYIGDFGNNDNNRQDLAILKIGLQNIEQKTAKVVETIKFHYEGQTEFPPKKSNWLYDCEAFVEMNGSFYLFTKNRSKGFDGTFLVFQVPNREGDFEAKLIGKLKLDGKYSDAAITSAAINSTKDKIVLLTHKNIHVLSGFKADDFSTAKIEKISLNHNSQKEAVVFLDDKTLLIADEKDKQTGGNVYQFSF, encoded by the coding sequence ATGTTACGGACACTCATATTTTCAGCCTGCATTTTGTGGAGCTGTAATCCCAAGGCTCAGGATACCCCTAAAAATGATGAATTAAAAGTGGAGTTTTCTCTGCCCAAAAAGCTAAAGGAAGTTTCCGGAATAGCATTATCCAAAGATAAAAAAACGATCTGGGCTATTGAAGACCAGGGGAATAAGAATAGGGTGTATGGCCTGGATATGAAGGGGCAGCAAATTGCTGATGTTTTGGTAGAAAATGCAGAAAACAGAGACTGGGAAGATATAACAGCCGATACACAGGGAAATATCTATATTGGTGATTTCGGAAATAACGACAACAACAGACAGGATCTTGCCATTCTGAAGATAGGCCTTCAGAATATAGAGCAGAAAACAGCTAAAGTAGTGGAGACTATTAAGTTTCATTATGAGGGACAGACCGAGTTTCCTCCTAAAAAATCGAACTGGCTGTACGACTGCGAAGCTTTTGTTGAGATGAACGGTAGTTTTTATCTGTTTACGAAAAACAGAAGCAAAGGTTTTGACGGAACATTTCTGGTATTCCAGGTTCCTAACAGGGAAGGAGATTTCGAGGCTAAGCTAATAGGGAAACTGAAGCTTGATGGAAAATACAGTGATGCTGCTATCACATCTGCTGCCATTAACAGTACAAAAGATAAAATTGTTTTGCTGACCCATAAGAATATTCATGTTCTTTCCGGATTTAAAGCGGATGATTTCAGTACAGCAAAGATTGAAAAAATATCTTTAAATCATAATTCCCAGAAGGAAGCCGTTGTGTTTCTTGATGACAAAACCCTGCTGATTGCTGACGAAAAAGATAAGCAGACAGGCGGAAACGTGTACCAATTTTCTTTTTAG
- a CDS encoding Pycsar system effector family protein — MSILHKAKDYVEILFKDKLSSVYFYHNFIHTTYTVNKAEEIMKHTPVSEEDQEKVLLALWFHDTGYIECAQNHEERGVEILKDFLQKENYPENYIHDVSQLILATKITYEPQNLLEKIAKDADCSHFASHDYSDISDCLRKEWELTNVRCFSNEEWNAGNLDMLKNKHHYYTEYAKENWDPLKKKNIKKIEKKLEKEDDKKESSDNKKEKEPKSDRSVDTLFRVTLNNHTRLSDIADSKANILLSVNAIIISVCLSVLVPKLDTPKNSHLIIPSFILLLSSVLTIIFAILSTKPNVTKTAFTAQDIKERKVNLLFFGNFHQMLFNDYHDAMRDLIKDRDYIYDSMVKDLYFLGKVLDRKYKLLSITYKIFMAGIIISVLSFGYAFLSL; from the coding sequence ATGAGCATTTTACACAAAGCCAAAGATTATGTTGAAATCTTATTCAAAGATAAGTTATCTTCTGTATACTTTTACCATAATTTTATTCATACCACCTATACGGTCAATAAGGCTGAAGAGATTATGAAGCATACCCCGGTTTCTGAAGAGGACCAGGAAAAAGTGCTGCTGGCTCTCTGGTTTCATGATACCGGTTATATAGAATGTGCCCAGAACCATGAGGAAAGAGGGGTTGAAATTCTGAAAGACTTTTTACAGAAAGAAAACTATCCTGAAAATTATATCCACGATGTTTCCCAATTGATTCTGGCAACAAAAATCACTTATGAGCCGCAGAATCTTCTTGAAAAAATTGCGAAGGATGCCGATTGCAGCCATTTTGCAAGCCATGACTACAGTGATATTTCCGATTGTCTGAGAAAAGAATGGGAGCTTACGAATGTAAGATGCTTTTCCAATGAAGAATGGAATGCCGGAAATCTTGATATGCTGAAAAATAAACATCATTACTATACAGAATACGCCAAGGAAAACTGGGATCCTTTGAAAAAGAAGAATATTAAAAAAATAGAGAAAAAGCTGGAAAAAGAAGACGATAAAAAAGAAAGCTCCGATAATAAAAAAGAAAAGGAACCTAAATCTGACCGTAGTGTGGATACGCTGTTCAGGGTAACTTTGAATAACCATACCCGACTGAGTGATATTGCAGACAGCAAAGCGAACATCCTGCTTTCCGTGAATGCGATCATCATTTCTGTATGTCTTTCTGTGCTGGTTCCTAAACTGGATACTCCCAAAAATTCACACCTGATCATTCCAAGTTTTATTCTCCTGCTATCGAGTGTACTGACAATTATATTTGCGATTTTATCTACAAAACCCAATGTCACGAAAACGGCATTTACCGCCCAGGATATTAAAGAAAGAAAAGTAAACCTATTGTTTTTCGGGAACTTTCACCAGATGTTGTTCAATGATTATCATGATGCGATGAGAGACCTGATCAAAGACCGGGATTATATCTATGATTCTATGGTAAAAGATCTTTATTTCCTCGGAAAAGTGCTGGATAGAAAATACAAGCTTCTTTCTATTACCTATAAAATCTTTATGGCCGGTATTATTATTTCCGTGCTTTCTTTTGGGTATGCGTTTCTTTCGCTTTGA
- the def gene encoding peptide deformylase: MILPIRAFGDPVLRKMGKDIDKDYPGLQELIDNMFETMYSANGIGLAAPQIGLDIRMFVIDVTPLAEDEDYEDIKDELAEFKKVFINAQILEESGEEWKFNEGCLSIPDVREDVKRKGTIVIEYYDENFVKHTETFSDIRARVIQHEYDHIEGILFTDHLSALKKKLVKGKLTKISQGDVSINYKMRFPK; the protein is encoded by the coding sequence ATGATTTTACCGATAAGAGCTTTTGGGGATCCTGTTTTGAGAAAAATGGGAAAAGACATAGATAAAGACTATCCCGGATTACAGGAATTGATAGACAATATGTTTGAGACGATGTACAGTGCAAACGGTATCGGATTGGCTGCACCTCAGATCGGGCTGGATATCCGTATGTTTGTGATTGACGTAACTCCGCTGGCGGAAGACGAAGATTATGAAGATATTAAAGACGAATTAGCAGAATTCAAAAAAGTTTTCATCAATGCACAAATTCTTGAAGAATCAGGCGAAGAATGGAAGTTCAACGAAGGATGTCTTTCTATTCCGGATGTAAGGGAAGATGTAAAAAGAAAGGGAACCATCGTTATTGAATATTATGACGAAAATTTTGTGAAACATACAGAAACTTTTTCCGATATTAGAGCCCGCGTAATTCAGCATGAATATGACCACATCGAAGGGATTCTGTTTACCGATCATTTGAGTGCGTTGAAAAAAAAGCTGGTAAAAGGCAAACTGACGAAAATCTCTCAGGGGGATGTAAGCATCAACTATAAAATGAGATTTCCAAAATAA
- a CDS encoding DUF5606 family protein gives MLLEKIISISGKPGLYKLVSQLRNGFIIEDVTTKKKVSIGNSSQVSLLDNIAMFTVDKEVPLFEVFENIAKNQDYKETISHKSSDADLKEFMTASLPNYDTERVYASDIKKLAQWYNILHKAGYITPESFVKAESETLEPAQEEVSIDKDAPKKAAPKAEKPAAPKVKATSAAKAAPKSTHRKQG, from the coding sequence ATGCTGTTAGAAAAAATAATTTCAATTTCAGGAAAGCCAGGACTTTACAAATTAGTTTCTCAATTAAGAAACGGGTTTATTATTGAAGACGTTACGACCAAGAAAAAAGTAAGCATCGGAAACTCAAGCCAGGTAAGCTTATTAGATAATATCGCAATGTTTACAGTGGATAAAGAAGTTCCTTTGTTCGAAGTTTTTGAAAATATTGCTAAAAATCAAGATTACAAAGAAACAATCTCTCACAAATCTTCAGATGCTGATCTGAAAGAATTTATGACGGCTTCTCTTCCTAATTATGATACGGAAAGAGTATATGCTTCTGATATCAAAAAATTGGCTCAATGGTATAATATCCTTCATAAAGCAGGATATATTACTCCGGAAAGCTTCGTAAAAGCAGAATCTGAAACTTTAGAACCTGCACAGGAAGAAGTAAGCATTGACAAAGATGCTCCTAAAAAAGCAGCTCCAAAAGCAGAAAAACCTGCCGCTCCGAAAGTAAAAGCTACTTCAGCAGCAAAAGCAGCTCCAAAAAGTACACACAGAAAGCAAGGATAA
- the mazG gene encoding nucleoside triphosphate pyrophosphohydrolase — protein MNTRQEKLEAFGRLLDIMDDLREKCPWDQKQTLQSLRHLTLEETYELSDAILQEDLQEIKKELGDVLLHLVFYAKIGSEKESFDIADVINSLNEKLIFRHPHIYGGTEVKDEEEVKQNWEKLKLKEGNKSILGGVPKSLPSMVKAYRIQDKVKGIGFEFHDAEDAWKKVDEEIQEFHEETDPEKKEQELGDVFFSLINYARISGINPDSALERTNLKFISRFQKMEGLAEEDGLKLADLSLEEMDVFWEKAKRLP, from the coding sequence ATGAATACCAGACAGGAAAAATTAGAAGCCTTCGGAAGATTGCTGGATATTATGGATGATCTCCGGGAAAAATGCCCATGGGACCAAAAACAGACCCTGCAGTCTTTACGTCATCTGACATTGGAGGAAACGTATGAACTTTCAGATGCCATTCTTCAGGAAGATCTTCAGGAGATAAAAAAAGAATTGGGTGATGTACTTCTTCATCTTGTTTTTTATGCTAAAATAGGTTCTGAAAAAGAAAGTTTTGATATAGCAGATGTAATCAATTCCCTGAATGAGAAACTCATCTTCAGGCATCCGCATATTTATGGGGGTACTGAAGTAAAGGATGAAGAAGAAGTGAAGCAGAACTGGGAAAAACTGAAACTGAAAGAAGGCAATAAATCTATATTAGGTGGTGTTCCGAAAAGCCTTCCAAGCATGGTAAAAGCCTACAGAATACAGGACAAGGTAAAAGGGATTGGATTTGAATTCCATGATGCGGAGGATGCCTGGAAAAAAGTGGATGAAGAAATACAGGAATTCCATGAAGAAACTGATCCTGAGAAGAAGGAACAGGAACTTGGGGATGTATTTTTCTCATTGATTAACTACGCAAGAATCTCTGGGATCAACCCGGATTCAGCGTTGGAAAGGACTAATTTGAAATTCATTTCGAGATTTCAGAAAATGGAAGGACTTGCTGAGGAGGACGGCCTGAAACTTGCAGATCTGTCACTCGAAGAAATGGATGTCTTTTGGGAAAAGGCTAAACGTTTGCCTTAG
- a CDS encoding GAF domain-containing protein, translating into MDVLEHIRYNDRLEYRVNYAESLIDSTKNFQELREGFQDVSLLDKHEDLIRMLLADLFPTGLTHNEIKAASIPLSNITFNYTERFKSILKDAGKDFEIELRNIDDNEFYVFCCCLILQSYFKKDIKSTIPFYYDIPNKQGIMKHYKITVNSDFTEIYPTETAKIPEDDVLDMLLENLDDFKLWKRYFPSQSWVLKGFTIISLVDCTSEVALSELKSSMIEIDPEDLSPDENLTEIFKSYFDVADLSFGLMLFDQKGQKLEKLPIYESLFSNHILDFWINAFDEETRINTFNNLSHNSKPIVVSNVGNLDENIKALPSFSILKENDINSFMVIPIMKDNELLAIMEFTSHHANSFNGLKLKKMEFFTDMILFSLTRFSFEKNYQIEAIIQREYTSIHNSVVWKFRNEAEKYFNAYLAKKMYTLKQISFKNLTPLFGFSDIRSSSDKRFNLMLEDLNQQIEVLHDIFTLINSDSEKYLLALDVFENELNNEIKADTEQRFQRILREEIHPYLQGKLEVKSTREIKAKIKDYFLQVFPQTDLFYANRKRLDDSITLLNRKLADMLDESQIKAQQIFPHYYERFKSDGVEHNLYIGHNIAPELQYSSKVVHKLRYWQLKTICNMEREFQTFKMDLPIRLDIASLIFVYNEKIDIRFRMDEKRFDVDGAYNSYYEIVKKRLDKSHVKDSTERITCPGKITIVYFGMENQKEYLEYIAKLQKKGILQHDVEFLKVEDLQGITGLLALRISIV; encoded by the coding sequence TTGGATGTACTGGAACATATTCGGTACAATGATCGTCTGGAATATCGTGTCAATTACGCTGAATCCCTGATCGACAGTACTAAAAATTTTCAGGAACTAAGAGAAGGTTTTCAGGATGTTTCTCTTCTGGACAAACATGAGGACCTCATCAGAATGCTTCTGGCAGACCTCTTCCCCACCGGACTCACCCATAACGAGATCAAAGCGGCCAGTATTCCACTTTCCAATATCACCTTCAATTACACGGAGAGATTTAAAAGTATTCTTAAAGATGCCGGTAAAGATTTTGAAATAGAACTCAGGAATATTGATGACAATGAATTTTATGTATTCTGCTGCTGCCTGATCCTTCAGAGCTATTTCAAAAAAGATATCAAGAGCACTATCCCGTTTTACTATGATATCCCGAATAAACAGGGAATCATGAAACATTATAAGATTACGGTCAATTCAGATTTTACAGAAATCTATCCTACAGAAACGGCAAAAATTCCTGAAGATGACGTGTTGGATATGCTGTTGGAAAACCTCGATGATTTCAAGCTCTGGAAAAGGTATTTCCCGTCACAGTCATGGGTTCTGAAAGGGTTCACCATTATATCGCTGGTAGACTGTACTTCGGAAGTGGCATTATCCGAGCTTAAATCAAGTATGATAGAGATCGACCCGGAAGACCTGAGTCCTGATGAAAACCTTACAGAAATTTTCAAATCGTACTTTGATGTGGCAGACCTTAGCTTCGGATTAATGCTTTTCGACCAGAAAGGCCAGAAACTGGAGAAACTTCCGATCTATGAAAGCCTTTTCAGTAATCATATTCTTGATTTCTGGATCAATGCCTTTGACGAAGAAACACGAATCAATACTTTTAACAATTTAAGTCATAATTCAAAACCAATTGTCGTCTCCAATGTCGGCAATCTGGATGAAAATATAAAAGCGCTGCCCTCTTTCAGTATTTTAAAGGAGAACGATATCAACAGCTTCATGGTGATCCCCATCATGAAAGACAATGAGCTTCTGGCCATCATGGAATTTACGTCTCATCATGCCAATAGTTTCAACGGCTTAAAGCTGAAAAAGATGGAGTTTTTCACGGATATGATCCTGTTCTCCCTGACCCGGTTCAGCTTTGAAAAAAACTATCAGATAGAAGCCATTATCCAACGTGAATATACTTCCATCCATAACAGCGTAGTCTGGAAATTCCGGAACGAAGCCGAAAAATATTTCAATGCTTATCTGGCCAAGAAAATGTATACACTGAAGCAGATCTCCTTTAAGAATCTCACCCCTCTGTTTGGGTTTTCAGATATCCGTTCTTCTTCAGACAAACGTTTTAACCTGATGCTGGAAGACCTTAATCAACAGATTGAGGTCCTTCATGATATTTTCACTCTGATTAATTCCGATTCAGAGAAATACCTGCTGGCACTGGATGTTTTTGAAAATGAACTGAACAACGAGATCAAAGCTGATACGGAACAACGTTTCCAAAGGATTTTGAGAGAAGAAATTCATCCTTACCTGCAGGGCAAACTAGAGGTGAAATCAACAAGAGAAATCAAAGCAAAGATCAAAGATTATTTTTTACAGGTCTTCCCACAAACCGACCTCTTTTATGCCAACCGGAAAAGGCTGGATGATTCCATTACCCTGCTCAACAGGAAACTGGCAGATATGCTGGATGAAAGTCAGATCAAAGCCCAGCAAATCTTTCCGCATTATTATGAAAGATTCAAATCGGATGGTGTGGAGCATAATCTGTACATCGGGCACAATATTGCCCCGGAACTTCAATACTCCTCCAAAGTCGTTCACAAATTAAGATACTGGCAGCTGAAAACCATCTGCAATATGGAACGCGAATTCCAGACATTTAAAATGGATCTTCCCATCCGACTGGATATTGCCTCCCTGATCTTTGTGTACAACGAAAAAATAGACATCCGTTTCAGAATGGATGAAAAACGCTTTGATGTAGACGGTGCCTACAATTCTTATTATGAAATTGTTAAAAAACGTCTTGACAAATCCCATGTTAAAGACTCTACAGAAAGGATTACCTGTCCCGGAAAGATTACCATCGTTTATTTTGGCATGGAAAACCAGAAAGAATATCTGGAATACATCGCCAAGCTCCAGAAAAAGGGAATCCTTCAGCACGATGTAGAATTCCTGAAAGTAGAGGATCTTCAGGGAATTACCGGGCTGCTGGCTCTGAGGATTTCAATAGTTTAA
- a CDS encoding metallophosphoesterase: MNLSFKTHLKNTSIAFRAVLSAGVLYSCATYNVKKGKNLFEVKNSDIKSENDFKVFLIGDAGNADEVQAQQTLSLLKNKLDSADSNSMLIFLGDNIYPNGMPQETDKDYTLAKQKLEDQLIITKNFKGKTLVIPGNHDWYNGLGGLKAQEDFVKNYFNDKKAFLPKNSCPIDDINLSKDIKLIVIDSEWALANWDNYPGVNKGCTIKTREDFFTEFKDLVTKNQDKRIIVALHHPIISSGTHAGFNSAKSHLFPLKSKIPVPGVASLINILRSSSGASPEDLNNQHYADLANRLKSIVQDKENIIFVSGHDHNLQYHEDRNIRQIISGAGSKTDPSTIAQKTDFSYGGSGFAVLNIRKDQSTDVEYFSTKNNNLQKLTHISVISKPDVFVNNYPRTFPGTATSTVYPVELTQKGNVYRWLWGEHYRKYYGIPIEAPTADLATLNGGFTPFREGGGNQSNSLRLKAADGQEFVMRGVKKSAVRFLNNMAFKKSTFGNELNNTFPEKFLLDFYTTNHPFTPFSVGNMADKVGIFHSNPKLYYIPKQYTLGEYNENYGDEMYMIEERFSSDPKTLASLDNAKDIVSTDDVLKNFTKNYKYSVDRESYIRARIFDMLIGDWDRHSDQWKWAEYQEGDQVVYKPIPKDRDQAFSKYDGAAFRIIMNVPAIRHMKTFKDDIKNVKWMNMEPYPLDLVFLKGSTQEEWIAQAKYIQDHLTDADIDDAFTNLPKEVKDETLSDILSKLKIRKTKLQNYASQYYDVLQKKVPLAGTVNPDKFVVTKTGHSVNVKQYKLDKDKENPELVFEKNYDDSKTKELWIYGLEDDDIYEVSGEGRPKMAIRLVGGYNHDVYNIADGSRVKIYDFKSQKNTYNAGSATKNISDDYDINTYNYKHPKFNYVAGYPNADYNPDDGVIIGFLANYTVNNFIRDPYTQKHSLKANFYTATAGFNLVYKGIFKKAISGWDFNIDAGYTTPKFSRNFFGLSNESPYDKENTEREYNRARISRFNFAPSISKKSWMNLQHQFQLTFEDNKVQRKGDRFVDQSPDVRPDVFKSQQFTGANYTFSYKNMDNNAFPTLGLEFLINADWKANTSNFEKNFVTLNGTLTIDHRIDKKGNFVFANSSNVMWINNNNFEFYQAASIGGNNGMRAFRNDRFSGRSYFTNNSEVRWDFGRVRNNIVPANMGVLIGYDIGRVWNDNENSTKWHQSVGAGFWMSIVEMLSARLNYFYGSDGGRISAGVGMTF, translated from the coding sequence ATGAATTTATCCTTTAAAACTCATTTAAAAAATACTTCTATTGCCTTTAGAGCAGTATTGTCTGCCGGAGTTCTCTACTCCTGCGCAACATATAACGTAAAAAAGGGTAAAAACTTATTTGAAGTAAAAAATTCTGATATAAAATCTGAAAATGATTTTAAAGTTTTCCTGATTGGTGATGCAGGCAATGCAGATGAAGTTCAGGCACAACAGACGCTCAGCCTTCTTAAAAACAAGCTGGACTCTGCAGACAGTAATTCGATGCTGATCTTCCTGGGAGATAATATCTATCCCAACGGAATGCCCCAAGAGACAGACAAAGACTATACTTTGGCAAAACAAAAGCTGGAAGACCAATTGATTATCACTAAAAATTTTAAAGGAAAAACATTAGTTATTCCGGGAAATCATGACTGGTACAATGGTTTGGGAGGTCTAAAAGCACAGGAGGATTTCGTGAAGAATTATTTCAACGACAAAAAAGCTTTTTTACCGAAAAATTCCTGTCCTATAGATGATATTAACCTATCAAAAGACATCAAACTGATCGTCATTGATTCTGAATGGGCTTTGGCCAATTGGGATAATTATCCAGGGGTGAACAAAGGCTGCACCATCAAAACCCGTGAAGATTTTTTTACAGAATTTAAAGATCTGGTGACTAAAAACCAGGATAAAAGAATCATTGTTGCGCTGCATCATCCCATCATCAGCAGTGGTACCCATGCGGGATTCAATTCAGCAAAATCCCATCTTTTTCCGTTGAAAAGTAAAATTCCGGTTCCCGGTGTCGCAAGTCTTATCAATATACTGAGAAGTTCTTCCGGTGCCAGTCCAGAAGATCTCAATAACCAGCATTATGCTGATCTGGCCAACCGTTTAAAAAGCATTGTTCAGGATAAAGAGAATATCATTTTTGTTTCCGGACATGATCATAATCTTCAATATCATGAAGACCGGAATATAAGACAGATTATCAGTGGCGCAGGTTCCAAAACAGATCCCTCCACCATTGCCCAGAAGACCGATTTCTCTTACGGAGGCAGCGGCTTCGCAGTCCTGAATATCAGAAAAGATCAAAGCACTGATGTTGAATATTTTTCTACAAAAAATAACAACTTACAAAAGCTTACCCATATTTCCGTGATCTCAAAACCGGATGTATTTGTCAATAATTATCCACGTACTTTTCCTGGGACTGCTACCTCAACAGTATACCCTGTGGAGCTTACCCAAAAAGGGAATGTGTACCGCTGGCTATGGGGCGAACACTACAGAAAGTATTACGGAATTCCTATCGAAGCTCCTACAGCTGATCTTGCTACGTTAAACGGAGGCTTTACCCCTTTCCGAGAAGGAGGAGGAAACCAGTCGAACAGCTTACGACTAAAAGCAGCAGACGGACAGGAGTTTGTGATGCGTGGAGTAAAGAAAAGCGCCGTCCGTTTCCTTAATAATATGGCTTTTAAGAAAAGTACTTTCGGAAATGAGCTGAATAATACCTTCCCGGAAAAATTCCTGCTGGATTTTTACACTACCAATCATCCTTTTACCCCTTTTTCTGTAGGAAATATGGCTGATAAGGTGGGAATCTTTCACAGCAATCCGAAATTATATTACATCCCGAAGCAGTATACGCTGGGAGAATATAATGAAAACTACGGGGATGAAATGTACATGATTGAGGAACGTTTCTCTTCCGATCCTAAAACCCTTGCCTCACTGGATAATGCCAAAGACATTGTTTCTACAGATGATGTTCTGAAAAATTTCACTAAAAATTATAAATATTCCGTAGACCGTGAATCCTACATCAGAGCAAGAATCTTCGATATGCTGATCGGCGACTGGGACAGGCATTCTGATCAATGGAAATGGGCAGAATACCAGGAGGGAGATCAGGTGGTATACAAACCGATCCCGAAAGACAGAGATCAGGCTTTCAGCAAGTATGACGGGGCTGCATTCAGAATCATTATGAATGTTCCGGCTATCCGCCATATGAAAACCTTCAAAGATGACATAAAAAATGTAAAATGGATGAATATGGAGCCTTATCCACTGGATCTGGTTTTCCTGAAAGGTTCTACACAAGAAGAATGGATTGCTCAGGCCAAATACATCCAGGATCATCTTACGGATGCTGATATTGACGACGCCTTCACTAATCTTCCGAAAGAAGTAAAAGATGAAACTCTTTCCGACATCCTGAGTAAGCTGAAAATACGGAAAACAAAACTGCAGAATTATGCATCCCAATATTATGATGTGCTTCAGAAAAAAGTTCCTTTGGCCGGAACCGTGAATCCTGATAAGTTTGTGGTCACAAAAACCGGGCATTCAGTTAATGTAAAACAATATAAATTAGACAAAGACAAAGAAAATCCTGAGCTGGTCTTCGAAAAAAACTATGATGACTCCAAAACCAAGGAGCTCTGGATTTACGGACTGGAAGATGATGATATTTATGAAGTTTCAGGAGAAGGCAGACCTAAAATGGCCATCAGACTCGTAGGTGGCTACAACCATGATGTGTATAATATTGCAGACGGAAGCAGAGTGAAAATTTATGATTTCAAATCTCAGAAAAACACCTACAATGCAGGATCGGCAACAAAAAATATTTCTGATGACTATGACATCAATACCTACAATTATAAACACCCGAAATTCAATTATGTTGCGGGTTACCCGAATGCGGATTACAATCCTGATGACGGGGTAATTATAGGTTTCCTTGCCAATTATACTGTGAATAACTTCATCCGCGATCCTTACACACAGAAGCACAGTCTGAAAGCTAATTTCTATACGGCTACGGCAGGATTCAATCTTGTGTATAAAGGGATCTTTAAGAAAGCGATTTCCGGATGGGATTTCAATATTGACGCAGGTTATACCACTCCGAAATTTTCCAGAAACTTCTTTGGCCTTTCCAATGAAAGCCCCTACGACAAAGAAAATACGGAAAGGGAATACAACCGGGCCAGAATATCCAGATTCAATTTTGCCCCTTCCATTTCCAAAAAAAGCTGGATGAATCTTCAGCATCAGTTCCAGCTTACGTTTGAGGATAATAAAGTACAGCGAAAAGGCGACCGTTTTGTAGACCAGTCACCGGATGTACGTCCTGATGTGTTCAAAAGCCAGCAGTTTACCGGGGCCAACTATACATTCAGTTACAAAAACATGGATAATAATGCTTTCCCGACTTTAGGACTGGAATTCCTGATTAATGCAGACTGGAAAGCCAATACATCCAACTTTGAAAAGAATTTCGTCACGCTGAACGGAACATTGACGATTGACCACAGAATTGATAAAAAAGGAAATTTTGTTTTTGCCAATTCCAGCAACGTGATGTGGATTAACAATAATAATTTTGAATTCTATCAGGCGGCAAGTATCGGAGGGAATAACGGAATGAGAGCTTTCAGAAACGACAGATTCTCAGGAAGATCATACTTCACCAACAATTCTGAAGTCCGCTGGGATTTCGGAAGGGTGAGAAACAATATCGTTCCCGCCAATATGGGAGTGCTAATCGGTTATGATATCGGCCGTGTATGGAATGATAATGAAAATTCCACCAAATGGCACCAGTCTGTAGGAGCAGGTTTCTGGATGAGCATTGTAGAGATGCTTTCTGCAAGGCTTAATTATTTTTACGGTTCAGATGGCGGAAGGATTTCGGCAGGAGTCGGAATGACTTTTTAA